The proteins below come from a single Acidobacteriota bacterium genomic window:
- the ltaE gene encoding low-specificity L-threonine aldolase, giving the protein MKTIDLRSDTVTLPTPAMRKAMAAAEVGDDVYGEDPTVNRLEALAAARLGTEGALFVSSGTQSNLVALLTHCRRGDEYIAGQWAHTYRYEAGGAAVLGGIQPQPLDFEPDGTLDLEKVAAAVKPDDLHFARTRLLCLENTMAGKVLPLPYLDAVGEFARERGLRLHLDGARIFNAAAALNVHAREIARPFDSVSVCLSKGLAAPVGSVLCGSGDFIRQARRWRKMLGGGMRQAGVLAAAGIVALEEMVERLPEDHRNADRLAAGFGRVPGITVEEGGARTNMVFFTLDEALLGRWGPFMAARGVLVGDHPGAVRAVTHYGIDAADIDAVVAAAADAAAACRARSPRSRPAEV; this is encoded by the coding sequence ATGAAAACCATCGACCTGCGCAGCGATACCGTGACCCTCCCCACCCCCGCGATGCGTAAAGCCATGGCCGCGGCCGAAGTGGGGGACGACGTCTACGGCGAGGACCCCACTGTCAACCGCCTCGAGGCGCTGGCGGCCGCGAGGCTCGGCACCGAAGGGGCCCTGTTCGTATCGAGCGGCACCCAGAGCAACCTCGTCGCCCTGCTGACCCACTGCCGGCGGGGGGACGAATACATCGCCGGGCAGTGGGCCCACACCTACCGCTACGAGGCGGGGGGCGCCGCGGTGCTCGGGGGGATACAGCCCCAGCCCCTCGACTTCGAGCCGGACGGGACCCTCGACCTGGAAAAGGTGGCTGCCGCCGTGAAGCCGGACGACCTGCACTTCGCCCGGACCCGCCTCCTCTGCCTCGAAAATACCATGGCGGGGAAGGTGCTCCCCCTCCCCTACCTCGACGCCGTCGGGGAATTCGCCCGCGAGCGCGGATTGCGCCTCCACCTGGACGGGGCCCGCATCTTCAACGCCGCCGCCGCGCTCAATGTCCACGCCCGGGAGATCGCCCGTCCCTTCGACTCCGTATCGGTCTGCCTCTCCAAGGGGCTGGCCGCCCCGGTGGGCTCGGTCCTCTGCGGGTCGGGGGACTTCATCCGGCAGGCCCGGCGCTGGCGCAAGATGCTGGGAGGGGGGATGCGCCAGGCGGGGGTCCTGGCGGCGGCGGGAATCGTGGCGCTCGAGGAGATGGTCGAACGGCTCCCGGAGGACCACCGCAACGCCGACCGCCTCGCCGCCGGGTTCGGCCGCGTCCCCGGCATCACCGTGGAGGAAGGGGGGGCGCGGACCAACATGGTTTTCTTCACCCTGGATGAAGCGCTCCTGGGGCGGTGGGGGCCCTTCATGGCCGCCCGCGGCGTCCTCGTCGGCGACCACCCCGGGGCGGTCCGGGCCGTCACCCACTACGGGATCGACGCCGCCGACATCGACGCCGTCGTCGCGGCCGCGGCCGACGCGGCGGCCGCCTGCCGCGCCCGCTCTCCCCGTTCCCGGCCGGCGGAGGTTTGA